The following proteins come from a genomic window of Mammaliicoccus sp. Marseille-Q6498:
- a CDS encoding glycosyltransferase family 2 protein — MRVSIIIPIYNAEKTIKETIETITSKYSHEIICINDGSKDNSAEIISNINNPNIVLINRENKGAAATRNEGIDLAKGEYIMFCDADDKLSENIIDKMVDTIEEFKTDIVIGQVAHLIGENIYPIKTYDDLKGIQFTNLNETPEMIQSIGPYGKLYKKSILNNIRFDEDITFCEEHTFNLKAWAKSNITVIDDLAYLYNIGNDDSIVANSYKKIDKYLSDAKVVRERTFEILKDLDDKVGIYYSYRMDYLIIYFLIRNNYMKTDNIHSLLNASIDYLTSVKHIKSTSVKTLENLILTLSATMNFKIYKEVSKKLSVYYSNNLYIKYKLKAQTLKLKMFLRHLKNKKKKMSH, encoded by the coding sequence ATGAGAGTTAGTATAATCATTCCAATTTATAATGCGGAAAAGACTATAAAAGAAACAATAGAAACGATAACAAGTAAATATTCTCATGAAATTATTTGTATAAATGATGGATCGAAAGATAATAGTGCAGAAATCATTAGTAACATAAATAATCCTAATATTGTTTTAATTAATAGAGAGAATAAAGGTGCAGCAGCAACGAGAAATGAAGGAATAGATCTTGCAAAAGGTGAATACATCATGTTTTGTGATGCTGATGATAAATTGAGTGAGAATATCATTGATAAAATGGTAGATACTATTGAAGAATTTAAAACAGATATTGTGATTGGACAAGTTGCACACTTAATTGGGGAAAACATATACCCAATTAAAACTTATGATGATTTAAAAGGTATACAGTTCACAAATTTAAATGAAACGCCAGAAATGATTCAATCAATAGGACCATATGGAAAATTGTATAAAAAATCAATTTTAAATAATATTAGATTTGATGAAGATATTACTTTTTGTGAAGAACATACATTTAATTTAAAAGCATGGGCTAAAAGCAATATAACAGTTATTGATGATTTAGCATATTTATATAATATAGGTAATGATGATTCAATCGTAGCCAATAGTTATAAAAAAATAGATAAATATCTGAGTGATGCAAAAGTAGTCAGAGAGAGAACGTTTGAAATTTTAAAAGACTTAGATGATAAAGTTGGAATCTATTACAGTTATAGAATGGATTACTTAATTATTTACTTTTTAATTAGAAATAATTATATGAAAACTGATAATATTCATTCATTATTAAACGCTTCAATTGATTATTTGACTTCGGTAAAACATATTAAATCTACTAGTGTGAAAACATTAGAAAATCTTATATTAACTTTATCTGCTACTATGAATTTTAAAATATATAAAGAAGTATCTAAAAAGTTAAGCGTTTATTACAGTAATAACTTATATATAAAGTACAAGCTTAAAGCTCAAACATTAAAATTAAAAATGTTTTTAAGACATCTAAAAAATAAAAAGAAAAAGATGTCTCATTAA
- a CDS encoding CDP-glycerol glycerophosphotransferase family protein encodes MIKQVYLILLFICDKFIVHNIQNKKVVVFMTFKEDVLPIIEELKKEQFHITLIVHPKYLEFANQLEVNSVISLKNKYLIKQIKVIKSSEVVIIDTYYLLLGGLKKINTQKVIQTWHAAGALKTFGLEDKSIDKNNKQLLKNYLAVYHFTDYYLVSSDIMKEIFMNSLDAKENQMLPFGLPRLDHYKNKDIRTNNTKKIALYVPTYRDYTNEIHTIDKISFEKACPEYELVTKLHPSITGYDSDSRNIQDLIEIADVIITDYSSLSIEASLLDKTIIFYCYDEEKYDKERGLNSYYYDMTKVNKAYDLNTLFKLVNENKINKSIKPMWHQYTNYNATEKLINFIKKGE; translated from the coding sequence ATGATTAAACAGGTTTATCTCATTTTACTATTTATTTGTGATAAATTTATTGTACATAATATTCAAAATAAAAAAGTCGTCGTTTTCATGACTTTTAAAGAAGATGTATTGCCTATAATAGAAGAACTAAAAAAAGAACAATTTCACATTACATTAATTGTTCATCCTAAATATTTAGAATTTGCTAATCAACTAGAAGTTAATAGCGTAATAAGCTTGAAAAATAAATATTTAATAAAACAAATCAAAGTGATTAAATCGAGTGAAGTAGTTATAATTGATACATATTATTTACTTTTAGGTGGCTTAAAGAAAATTAACACTCAAAAAGTGATTCAAACTTGGCATGCAGCTGGTGCTTTAAAAACGTTTGGACTTGAGGATAAGAGTATCGATAAAAATAATAAACAACTACTTAAAAATTATTTAGCGGTATACCATTTTACTGATTATTATCTTGTCAGTTCTGATATTATGAAAGAAATATTTATGAATAGTCTAGATGCAAAAGAAAATCAAATGCTGCCATTTGGATTACCTAGATTAGACCATTATAAAAATAAAGATATTCGTACAAACAATACTAAAAAAATAGCGTTGTATGTACCAACTTATAGAGACTATACAAATGAAATTCATACAATAGATAAGATATCATTTGAAAAAGCTTGTCCTGAATATGAACTTGTAACAAAGCTACACCCAAGTATTACAGGATATGATTCAGATTCTCGAAATATTCAAGACTTAATAGAAATAGCAGATGTGATTATTACAGACTATAGTTCTTTAAGCATAGAAGCATCATTACTCGATAAAACAATAATATTCTACTGTTATGATGAAGAAAAATATGATAAAGAAAGAGGTTTGAATTCATATTATTATGACATGACTAAAGTAAATAAAGCTTATGATTTAAATACACTTTTCAAACTCGTAAATGAAAATAAAATAAATAAATCTATAAAACCAATGTGGCACCAATATACAAATTATAATGCTACAGAAAAACTAATAAATTTCATCAAAAAAGGGGAATAA